One Sebastes umbrosus isolate fSebUmb1 chromosome 6, fSebUmb1.pri, whole genome shotgun sequence DNA window includes the following coding sequences:
- the mafba gene encoding transcription factor MafB, whose translation MKQERREETLINKKKKKKSVFATLAASTFLHHLQKSSSSSSMSAAEMSMGGPELPSSPLALEYVNDFDLMKFDVKKEGLAGLERNAVRQCNRLQPHQQGSVSSTPISTPCSSVPSSPSFSPTEQKSHLEELYWMPNNTGYHHQQQQQQHHHQQIDPQTLSLTPEDAVEALIGHPPQPPHVQQQLQVGGFESGYRAQHHHHNNHGQQHHHAYIPHHADELGGHNHAHSQQHHHHPHSQDPDSPSPVSPDDLHHHHRHHHHSHHHMSQSSGGINVEDRFSDDQLVSMSVRELNRHLRGFTKDEVIRLKQKRRTLKNRGYAQSCRYKRVQQKHVLENEKTQLINQVEQLKAEISRLARERDAYKLKCEKLAGSGVNNNNNNNGFREAGSTSDTPSSPEFFM comes from the coding sequence ATGAAACaagaaaggagagaagagacgcttattaataagaagaagaagaagaagtcagtTTTTGCAACGCTCGCTGCAAGCACCTTTCTGCACCATCTGCAAAagagtagcagcagcagcagcatgagtGCGGCGGAGATGAGCATGGGCGGCCCGGAGCTACCCAGCAGCCCTCTGGCTCTGGAATATGTCAACGACTTTGACCTGATGAAGTTTGACGTGAAGAAGGAAGGCCTGGCCGGACTGGAGCGCAACGCGGTGCGTCAGTGCAACCGCCTGCAACCCCACCAGCAGGGCTCCGTCTCCTCCACCCCCATCAGCACGCCCTGCAGCTCGGTGCCCTCCTCGCCCAGCTTCAGCCCTACAGAGCAGAAGAGCCACTTGGAGGAGCTCTACTGGATGCCCAACAACACCGGgtaccaccaccagcagcagcagcagcagcaccaccaccagcagatCGATCCGCAGACGCTGAGTTTGACCCCGGAGGATGCAGTGGAGGCCCTCATCGGACATCCTCCACAACCTCCGCAcgtccagcagcagctgcaagTAGGCGGCTTTGAGAGCGGCTACAGGGCGCAGCATCATCACCATAACAACCACGGTCAGCAGCATCATCACGCGTACATCCCGCACCATGCAGACGAGCTGGGTGGACACAACCACGCACACAGCCAGCAGCATCACCACCACCCTCACAGCCAGGACCCAGACAGCCCGTCTCCAGTGTCCCCAGACGACCTCCATCATCACCACCGCCATCACCACCACAGCCACCACCACATGAGCCAGTCCTCCGGCGGCATCAACGTGGAGGACCGCTTCTCCGACGACCAGCTGGTGTCCATGTCGGTGCGGGAGCTCAACAGACACCTGCGGGGCTTCACCAAGGACGAGGTGATCCGCCTCAAGCAGAAGAGGAGGACCCTGAAGAACCGCGGGTACGCACAGTCCTGTCGGTACAAGCGGGTGCAGCAGAAGCACGTGTTGGAGAACGAGAAGACGCAGCTGATCAACCAGGTGGAGCAGCTGAAGGCGGAGATCAGCCGGCTGGCGAGGGAGAGGGACGCCTACAAACTCAAGTGCGAGAAACTGGCGGGGTCAGgggtcaataataataataataataacgggTTCCGCGAGGCCGGATCCACCAGTGACACCCCTTCATCACCAGAGTTTTTCATGTGa